A window of Hordeum vulgare subsp. vulgare chromosome 5H, MorexV3_pseudomolecules_assembly, whole genome shotgun sequence genomic DNA:
CATTGTTCCACCTGCTCACACGCATGCCTCTCATCCCTTATCTTGTCCCTGCCAAATCACAGATGAGCCAGGTGATGATCAGAGAGCAATGAGGCAAATCATTCTAAACACAAGGCAATGTACAGAACCAATCAAAGGAGACGCAATTCAATACACAAATTGAACAGAGAGATAAACTCCTCTGATCCCCAATACCTGCAGTCTGCATAATCCACCACCACGACACGATATGTTTTCGAAACGCCAGAACGTCACAGTGGCGGAAGCTAGTAAACCACGGGCACCAAACTCTACAAGAAAGACGGGCACGAGATGGGATTATGACCAGGAACCTACTCGATTTGCAGGAGAAGGTGCTGCGACACCGGATGGAGCTCCTCCCACTTGGTCCTGTACCCCGCCGGGCCCCCTTCCGCCGTGTACAGCCTCGCCTGCTGCTGCTCCGGCTGCGGCTGCGCCCACGCCTGATGCGACCACGGTGAACAACCCTGCCCCAATTGCGCCCACGCCCCCACCCCCGCCTGCTGCAGCTGCGGCTGCGCGACCGCCCACGGCTGCGCCATCACCCACGACTGCTGCTGCTGCAGCCCCGCCTGACGCCTCCGCTCCCATCCCTCGTACGCGGCCACAAacgcctgctgctgctgcgccgccACCGACGCCTGCTGCAGCCCGGCCTGGCGTTGCTGCTCCAAGTGCCCCAGCGCGGCCGCGACCGCCTGCTGCGTCTCGAGCGGCGACGTCGACGTCGACGCCGACGCCGCGGGAGGCGCGGGGGGCGCCTGCGTGTGCGGTGCGgacggcggcgcctccgtgtAGACCGTGAACCTCCCGCGCGTCGTCGCGCGAGGCGTGGACGAGGGCGTCGTCGCCCCCGCCGATGCCTGCTGCTCCCCTGGGTCCTCGGCGATCGGCGGGAGGGCCGGCTGCCTCCGTGGCGACCGGGGCGGGAGCTGCCCcggggaggcggaggagaagctGAGGCGCCTGGCGACGCCGTCCAGGTCGGTGTTGCCGTCCAGCCGCGACATGGATGGGATGGCGGTTCGAACCGGAGGGAGGGGCTCCGGTCCGCGGCGGGCGGGTGGACGGGTTTGCCCCTCTGGGAGGCCGTCAACTGCGAGAGGGCCAGGCAGCCGGTGGTCGATGTCACGGGGGTCCGGATGGTTTTGACGCGAGGGTATTTATGGGTTTGGGCTTTGGGGCTGGTTTGGCTTCCGAACCACGCCTACTCCTCCAATGGAAaagtgatttatttatttttcacttcAAAAGGGTACTTCAGTCCCCGTTGAAATGGGAAATCCCACAATGAAAGAGAAAAGCAGAAGTGAGTCTTGTTCCGCTTAATTAAAAAGGGCACTTCACCTAGTGTTCCAGTTGAAAACGGGAAATCCTCCAATGGAAAAGAAAAGCCTAAGAGCATACTTGCCTTTGTCAAAACACAGACACCGACACCGATGAGCGATAATTCATGGCCATGTGTTGAGATTTGGATACCTTTTCACTCTTGCAATAAAATGAAGTCCATACAACCCAATACTTCATTAGGCCTCCTTTGATTCATCGGGTAGGAAAACAATAGGAATATGAAAGTCACAGGGAATGAGATGCATGTATCGCAAATTCTTTAAATAGGATTAGGCAAGAAGATGCTCTTTAATTCACATTATAGGATTTTTTTCATTGAGTCTAGGCTGATGTTTATTTTTCTATGAAATGTGAAGGATAGGAAGAATTCCTTCATAGTAACAGAATTCTATTCCTAACAACAAAAGGGCTCTGAAGGATTTTTTTTCTATAGAAATCATATCCTAATAAATTCCTACAAGATTCCTCcaaatcaaaggaggccttaatgCGTGCACATATGTACATCGATTTTCTATTGTGGCTCCGTCATGGTTGCCATGGATCATCAACCTAGCCATTAATCAAAGTATGTGATTCTACTTGATCCTCGAGAAGATGGTGTGGGCTAGTAGCGGCGCCAAGTCTgtcacccctcatatccagccaAATATAGGGAGGCTCGGATGCGTCCGTACGCCTTCGCCACATCAGCCCGGACCCATCATGTACGGCCCACACCAACCCCCCTTCGCCCCACTAAATTCCCCACCCACAGCAAACCTTAGTTCCACTTCACTCCCGCTCAACACTTTATTGCTTCCCCTCCACTCCCCATCCGTTCTCACCCCATCTCCGTCCCAATGTCAAGCACTAACAACGACAAAGGCGACATATCCGGCCACGAGGATAACTGGAACACCTTTGTCTGCGAGGTGAAGGGTGACGAGGAGGAGCTGGCCCTCCACATCGTGTTGCATCGCTTGGGGTTAACACGAGAGGTAACTCTAGGTATGCTCCGTCCCTTGTCATCAGTCGCCGCAGCGCAAACGAGAGTACAAGTCTGTCCCGCATCGCACACAACTCCACGCGCTCGGCCTGCTTCGCGTCGCTTGCCCACCGCCCTCCTAACCCTCCTGCCCTCCTCAAGGGCATCGACGAGTGCTCAGCCCGCCCTACCGGTGCCATGGAGGCGTGTGCCACCCGCCTTGAGAAGTAGTGGGCTAGGAAGTTGACGACATCGGAGCCGACCGAACAGTCCTCCTGCCACCGCCTCAGATTGCCGACGGTGCCCGATGAGGGGGAACTCCTTGCAGTTGTCTATCGCCGCTCACCAACGACGGTAGAGACAGACGCCTGGCGACTCCTTTGGTAGAATGCAAAGGCACACCGGGCCTCCGGTTCGTTCTCGAGCAGTTAGCAAGCGATGCGGTGAAGAGAGCGACGATGGATGTGAGAGCAGTGAAGCTCGTGAGGCAAAGGAACCACACCGTTCGAATGATGGACAGCTACatcgactcctcctcctc
This region includes:
- the LOC123397168 gene encoding nuclear pore complex protein NUP58-like, with product MSRLDGNTDLDGVARRLSFSSASPGQLPPRSPRRQPALPPIAEDPGEQQASAGATTPSSTPRATTRGRFTVYTEAPPSAPHTQAPPAPPAASASTSTSPLETQQAVAAALGHLEQQRQAGLQQASVAAQQQQAFVAAYEGWERRRQAGLQQQQSWVMAQPWAVAQPQLQQAGVGAWAQLGQGCSPWSHQAWAQPQPEQQQARLYTAEGGPAGYRTKWEELHPVSQHLLLQIEDKIRDERHACEQVEQCRRLSDPSVSKNCFELDARQITQEIGLISAIMDREKALIQSLMADVREIMSHVDFAICAYAKVRRSLVSGGAGLAYSAGSFDGESSCAPTDFSRHSTMARTFRNCYDSVYRPSLFMQHIVERFEKQLEECCKLIGELEQLVQTKNDKTHPATLGSLPKVISNVHDYFIYVASKVENLHQHAETIRTQYLNDLRNSGNWNDPFAEADRKEAAKQEAAARIVHPTLPVTNDDTRSRHQMCN